A genomic stretch from Campylobacter lari subsp. concheus includes:
- a CDS encoding GNAT family N-acetyltransferase: MIIKKYTKEYFDIWNEFNKNSKNGLFMFDRNYMGYHSDRFIDHSLMFYENDRLFTLLPLNEKDDTLYSHQGLTFGGFICDSKMQQSKMLDCFDVLFDYMRKQNFKNLIYKSIPYIYHKKASQEDLYALFINNAQLYRVDCSSVIYLDNYKFAKGRKYQISKAVKENIIIEESNDYKNFIKLLNEVLYKQHGAKAVHNEKELILLNSRFPENIKLFIAKKDSVMVAATLLFIYENLVHTQYLANSDYGREVGALDLLLKTLIEKYSKEKKYFDFGISTENEGKYLNKGLIFQKESFGGRTMVHNIYKAIS, encoded by the coding sequence ATGATAATAAAAAAATACACTAAAGAATATTTTGATATTTGGAATGAATTTAATAAAAATTCCAAAAATGGCTTATTTATGTTTGATCGTAATTACATGGGCTATCATTCTGATAGATTTATCGATCATTCATTAATGTTTTATGAAAATGATAGATTGTTTACCTTACTTCCACTAAATGAGAAAGATGATACTTTGTATTCACACCAAGGATTGACTTTTGGTGGGTTTATTTGTGATTCTAAAATGCAACAAAGTAAAATGTTAGATTGTTTTGATGTTTTATTTGATTACATGAGAAAGCAAAATTTTAAAAACCTTATATATAAAAGTATACCTTATATATATCATAAAAAAGCTTCACAAGAAGATTTATATGCATTATTTATAAATAATGCACAATTATATAGAGTAGATTGCTCTAGTGTAATATATCTTGATAATTATAAATTTGCCAAAGGAAGAAAATATCAAATTTCAAAAGCTGTAAAAGAAAATATAATAATAGAAGAATCAAATGATTATAAAAATTTTATAAAATTACTAAACGAAGTTCTTTATAAACAACATGGCGCCAAAGCAGTACATAATGAAAAAGAATTAATTTTGCTAAATTCAAGATTTCCTGAAAATATAAAGCTTTTTATAGCTAAAAAAGATAGCGTTATGGTTGCAGCTACTTTGCTTTTTATATATGAAAATTTAGTCCATACACAATATCTTGCTAATAGCGACTATGGCAGAGAAGTAGGAGCTTTGGACTTACTCTTAAAAACGTTAATAGAAAAATATAGCAAAGAAAAAAAATATTTTGATTTTGGAATTTCTACAGAAAATGAAGGAAAGTACTTAAACAAAGGACTTATCTTTCAAAAAGAAAGCTTTGGAGGAAGAACTATGGTGCATAATATATACAAGGCAATCTCTTGA
- the wlaRB gene encoding class E lipooligosaccharide biosynthesis 3,4-ketoisomerase WlaRB, with product MNFEILNFSAITDKRGSLIALENLKDIPFEIKRIYYIFDTKPEFPRGAHAHTNLEQVLIMMDGSCEIILNDGKTSQSIILNRPDIGLYIGKNIWREMKNFSYGAKLLVLASEFYDEKEYIRNYDEFLKVITNGK from the coding sequence ATGAATTTTGAAATTTTAAATTTTTCAGCTATTACTGACAAAAGAGGTTCTTTAATAGCACTTGAAAATTTAAAAGATATTCCTTTTGAGATAAAAAGAATATATTATATTTTTGATACAAAACCAGAGTTTCCAAGAGGAGCCCATGCTCATACAAACTTGGAGCAAGTTTTAATCATGATGGATGGATCATGTGAGATTATATTAAACGATGGCAAAACATCACAAAGTATAATCCTAAATCGTCCTGATATAGGACTTTACATAGGTAAAAATATATGGAGAGAAATGAAAAATTTTTCTTATGGAGCGAAATTGCTTGTACTAGCAAGTGAATTTTATGATGAAAAAGAATATATAAGAAATTATGATGAATTTTTAAAGGTTATTACAAATGGAAAATAG
- a CDS encoding glycosyltransferase family 2 protein, with amino-acid sequence MSQISIILPTYNVEKYIARALESCINQTFKNIEIIVVDDCGNDKSIDIAKEYASKDDRIKIIHNKENLGTFASRNIGVLNSSSPYIMFLDPDDYLESNACELGFEKIKNVDMVVFDAYVHRVKFKKFYRFKQDELFKKNEFLEFLLKQKHFCWSVWAKVYRKNLILKSFEHVDFKERLCYGEDVLFNYINFMLSESFFVSKECIYHYEFNENGRYENKNKEILWQNYEHKKQSLKHIKKLANIFPYKYFNEKILEILEKEILGLEGRVWKK; translated from the coding sequence ATGAGTCAAATTTCCATCATACTGCCAACATATAATGTGGAAAAATATATTGCTAGAGCATTAGAAAGTTGTATTAACCAAACTTTTAAAAATATAGAAATTATTGTAGTAGATGATTGTGGTAATGATAAAAGTATAGATATAGCTAAAGAATATGCTAGTAAAGATGATAGGATAAAAATCATACATAATAAAGAGAATTTAGGAACCTTTGCTAGCAGAAATATAGGTGTATTGAATTCAAGCTCACCCTATATAATGTTTTTAGATCCGGATGATTATTTAGAGTCTAACGCTTGTGAGCTTGGGTTTGAAAAAATTAAAAATGTAGATATGGTAGTGTTTGATGCGTATGTGCATAGAGTGAAATTTAAGAAATTTTATAGATTTAAACAAGATGAACTTTTTAAAAAAAATGAATTTTTGGAATTTTTACTTAAGCAAAAGCATTTTTGCTGGAGTGTTTGGGCAAAGGTATATAGAAAAAATTTGATTTTAAAAAGTTTTGAGCATGTTGATTTTAAAGAAAGACTTTGTTATGGGGAGGATGTGCTTTTTAATTATATAAATTTTATGTTGAGTGAGAGTTTTTTTGTATCGAAAGAATGTATATACCACTATGAATTTAATGAAAATGGCAGATATGAAAACAAAAATAAAGAAATTTTATGGCAAAATTATGAGCATAAAAAGCAAAGTTTAAAACACATTAAAAAATTAGCTAATATTTTTCCATATAAGTATTTTAATGAAAAAATATTAGAAATCTTAGAAAAAGAAATTTTAGGGTTAGAGGGTAGAGTTTGGAAAAAGTAA
- a CDS encoding CDP-glycerol glycerophosphotransferase family protein produces the protein MRIKFMQQCIDIIRFKKSSLLRIHLQYFIYRIKINNKIKQIKQKDRIKVAFLHMYNTDIQNISIFEKFLENPRFEPFFIVNPDTARSKENFIYQYNKTFNELAKKYGIEKVLHGYLFDENKYIDYTKNFDIMTTNNPYDSMAHKFFKIEYWIKSQIPVFYINYFYAGRCIITIDNLKLYYLNYLWIWFIENKEVLKLAKQYRTKKDKNLFLSGYPKMDKLKQINITKKTNEKTIIIAPHHTILNSNFQLSNFLKYSNLFLKLPKKYPYIKFIFRPHPLLIPNLKKIDIWGEEKTNDYISQLLSHPNVEFSDNGDYLELFQQSDALIHDCGSFMAEYLYLNKPVAFMANSNKEIFTDFGEQCIQCHYNIYNEEHLYEFIENIVIQNKDYKKYYRSDFTNSEVAINHPYATEKIYNHLLKELT, from the coding sequence GTGAGAATTAAATTTATGCAACAATGTATTGATATTATAAGATTTAAAAAATCCTCTTTATTAAGAATACATCTGCAATATTTTATTTATAGAATAAAAATTAATAACAAAATAAAGCAAATAAAGCAAAAAGATAGAATCAAAGTAGCTTTTTTACATATGTACAATACAGATATTCAAAATATATCAATTTTTGAGAAATTTTTAGAAAATCCGAGATTTGAACCATTTTTTATTGTAAATCCCGATACTGCAAGAAGCAAAGAAAATTTTATATACCAATATAATAAAACATTTAACGAACTAGCTAAAAAATATGGAATTGAGAAAGTCTTACATGGCTATCTATTTGATGAAAATAAATACATAGATTATACCAAAAATTTCGATATTATGACCACAAACAATCCCTATGATTCAATGGCGCATAAATTTTTTAAAATTGAGTATTGGATAAAGAGTCAAATTCCTGTTTTTTATATTAACTATTTTTATGCTGGAAGGTGTATTATCACAATAGACAATTTAAAATTATACTATTTAAACTATCTTTGGATTTGGTTTATTGAAAACAAAGAAGTACTAAAACTTGCAAAACAATATAGAACCAAAAAGGATAAAAATTTATTTTTATCCGGATATCCTAAAATGGACAAACTAAAACAAATAAATATAACCAAAAAAACAAATGAGAAAACCATTATCATTGCTCCACATCATACAATATTAAATTCTAATTTTCAGTTAAGTAATTTCTTAAAATATTCCAATCTTTTTTTAAAATTACCGAAAAAATATCCTTATATCAAATTTATTTTTAGACCACATCCATTGTTAATTCCTAATTTAAAGAAAATAGATATTTGGGGAGAAGAAAAAACAAATGACTATATTTCTCAATTACTATCACACCCTAATGTTGAATTTTCAGATAATGGAGATTATTTAGAGCTATTTCAACAATCAGATGCATTAATTCATGACTGTGGCTCTTTTATGGCAGAATATTTGTATTTAAACAAACCAGTAGCCTTTATGGCAAATTCTAATAAAGAAATATTTACAGATTTTGGAGAACAATGTATTCAATGCCATTATAATATTTACAACGAAGAACATCTTTATGAATTTATTGAAAATATTGTGATTCAAAATAAAGATTACAAAAAATACTATAGGAGTGATTTTACAAATAGTGAAGTAGCTATCAATCATCCTTATGCTACGGAAAAAATTTATAATCATCTATTAAAGGAGCTTACTTGA
- a CDS encoding class I SAM-dependent methyltransferase yields the protein MENRDIEKYTKEYINTEYNFEEIMVLYRRKKILEILNKYKPKNILEIGCGMESIFNHYKDYENAIIIEPSKTFCDKAQKDCRNNINIINNFLENEISSLQKYEFDFIICSSLLHEVCNPNVFLKDIFKICSQNTILHINTPNSNSFHLIWAYESGLIQRLGDLTHTSLKLQQNSTFNLNKLIDIVVANGGVILDKGSYFIKPFNHSKMSLCLENKILDEKLLDGLYKISDYLPDLGAEIFVNVKIA from the coding sequence ATGGAAAATAGAGATATAGAAAAATACACCAAGGAGTATATAAATACTGAATATAATTTTGAAGAAATAATGGTTCTTTATCGAAGAAAAAAAATCTTAGAAATTTTAAATAAATATAAACCCAAAAACATTCTAGAAATAGGATGTGGAATGGAATCTATTTTTAACCATTACAAAGATTATGAAAATGCAATTATAATAGAACCATCAAAAACATTCTGTGATAAAGCTCAAAAAGATTGTCGCAACAATATCAATATAATCAATAATTTTTTAGAAAATGAAATAAGTTCTTTGCAAAAATATGAATTTGATTTTATAATATGTAGTAGTTTATTACATGAAGTATGTAATCCTAATGTTTTTTTGAAAGATATTTTTAAAATTTGTAGTCAAAATACTATTTTACATATTAACACACCCAATTCAAATTCTTTTCATTTGATTTGGGCTTATGAAAGTGGTTTAATCCAAAGATTAGGTGATTTAACTCATACTTCACTTAAATTACAGCAAAATTCAACCTTTAATTTAAATAAACTTATAGATATTGTAGTTGCAAACGGTGGTGTTATATTAGATAAAGGATCATATTTTATAAAACCTTTTAACCACTCTAAAATGTCATTGTGTTTAGAAAATAAAATTTTAGATGAAAAGTTATTAGATGGTTTATATAAAATAAGTGATTATTTACCAGATTTGGGCGCAGAGATTTTTGTGAATGTGAAAATAGCATGA
- the rfbB gene encoding dTDP-glucose 4,6-dehydratase, which produces MNNILITGGAGFIGSNFINHYLQHHSKDKIINLDLLTYAANLQNLQVSSNHPNYTFYKGDICDQQLVRDIFQKHSINIVIHFAAESHVDNSIQNPDIFIKTNINGTFNLLHNAYKHWFLEPFVKNPKFNKTLFYHISTDEVFGSLGEDGYFTEKTSYAPNSPYSASKASSDMLVRSYHHTYGLNTIISNCSNNYGPNQHDEKLIPTIIRNALNGNSIPIYGDGKNIRDWLFVQDHCEAIGQILHYALENSKNTFFDTFNIGGNEEWQNIDIAYKICSFLDTILPKQHSYKEQISFVKDRAGHDKRYAIDSSKLKNTLQWKPKESFESGLEKTIKWYIEKYKV; this is translated from the coding sequence ATGAATAATATCTTAATTACCGGTGGAGCGGGTTTTATAGGAAGTAATTTTATAAATCATTATTTACAACATCATTCAAAAGATAAAATCATCAATCTTGATTTATTAACTTACGCAGCAAATTTACAAAACCTTCAAGTAAGTAGCAATCATCCTAACTATACTTTTTACAAGGGAGATATTTGCGATCAACAACTAGTCCGTGATATTTTTCAAAAACATTCTATTAATATAGTTATTCATTTTGCAGCAGAATCACATGTAGATAATTCCATACAAAATCCTGATATTTTTATAAAAACCAATATCAATGGAACTTTTAATCTTTTACACAATGCCTACAAACATTGGTTTTTAGAGCCATTTGTGAAAAATCCAAAATTTAACAAAACTCTTTTTTATCATATTAGCACAGATGAAGTTTTTGGAAGTCTTGGAGAAGATGGTTATTTTACAGAAAAAACATCATATGCTCCAAATTCGCCTTATTCTGCCTCTAAAGCAAGCTCAGATATGCTCGTAAGAAGCTATCATCATACTTATGGATTAAATACTATAATCTCAAATTGTTCTAACAACTATGGCCCGAATCAACACGATGAAAAACTCATACCAACCATCATAAGAAATGCTCTAAATGGTAACTCTATCCCAATATATGGAGATGGTAAAAATATCCGAGATTGGCTTTTTGTGCAAGATCATTGTGAAGCTATAGGGCAAATTTTACACTATGCTTTAGAAAATTCTAAAAACACTTTTTTTGATACATTCAATATAGGCGGAAACGAAGAATGGCAAAATATAGACATAGCTTATAAAATTTGCTCATTTTTAGATACAATTTTACCAAAACAACACTCATATAAAGAACAAATTTCTTTTGTAAAAGATAGAGCTGGGCATGATAAAAGATATGCTATAGATTCAAGTAAGCTTAAAAATACTTTACAATGGAAACCAAAAGAAAGTTTTGAGAGTGGCTTGGAAAAAACTATAAAATGGTATATAGAAAAATATAAGGTATAA
- a CDS encoding glycosyltransferase family 9 protein yields MNIFINLPTWLGDAVMASAAIYAIKEKYPQAKFTFYGSFVSTELFKYFENAQILVENKKQRYKQILKARKNLGKFDLAFSFRSAFSSKIILNLIKAKKRFYFDKNILKEEHQVLKYLNFIEKALNFKATLNVLKLPIKAKSTQKLLGINAGAHFGSAKRWEASYFARVAKEFSFTHKILIFGVESEREICDEIEHYLLKEGIKAKNLCGKTNIYTLCKNISMLDLLITNDSGPMHIGAVYGVKTVAIFGSTKFSQTSPWQKNAKIAHLNLACMPCMQKTCPLKHHKCMKDLKPEVVINLAKTFF; encoded by the coding sequence ATGAATATTTTTATCAACCTTCCCACTTGGCTTGGCGATGCGGTGATGGCTAGTGCGGCTATTTATGCTATAAAAGAAAAATACCCCCAAGCTAAATTTACTTTTTATGGTTCTTTTGTGAGTACAGAGCTTTTTAAATACTTTGAAAATGCTCAAATTTTAGTAGAAAATAAAAAACAAAGATATAAGCAAATTTTAAAAGCTAGAAAAAACCTTGGTAAATTTGATTTAGCTTTTTCGTTTCGCTCGGCATTCTCAAGCAAGATTATTTTAAATCTAATCAAAGCAAAAAAAAGATTTTATTTTGATAAAAATATTCTAAAAGAAGAACACCAAGTCTTAAAATACTTAAATTTCATAGAAAAAGCTTTAAATTTTAAAGCAACTTTAAATGTTTTAAAACTCCCTATAAAAGCAAAATCAACTCAAAAACTTTTGGGTATAAATGCAGGTGCGCATTTTGGAAGTGCGAAAAGATGGGAAGCGAGTTATTTTGCAAGGGTAGCAAAAGAATTTAGTTTTACGCATAAAATTTTAATCTTTGGAGTAGAAAGCGAGAGAGAAATTTGTGATGAAATTGAACATTATCTTTTAAAAGAAGGCATAAAGGCAAAAAATCTTTGTGGTAAAACTAACATTTATACTTTATGTAAAAATATTTCTATGCTTGATTTACTCATCACAAACGATAGTGGTCCTATGCATATAGGTGCAGTTTATGGGGTGAAAACAGTAGCTATTTTTGGTTCGACTAAATTTAGTCAAACTTCACCTTGGCAAAAAAATGCTAAAATAGCGCATTTAAATTTAGCTTGTATGCCTTGTATGCAAAAGACTTGTCCTTTAAAACATCACAAATGCATGAAAGACTTAAAGCCTGAGGTGGTGATAAATTTAGCAAAAACATTTTTTTAA
- a CDS encoding DegT/DnrJ/EryC1/StrS family aminotransferase, whose protein sequence is MISFLNLHKINARFEDEIKDKINEVIDSGWYILGKQCVNFETNFAKYCGVKHCIGVANGLDALRIIIKAYEFSKDDEIIVPANTYIASILAITDNLCKPVLIEPDINTYNINAKSIKEKITNKTKAIMVVHLYGQVCDMEPIYALAKKYNLKIIEDCAQAHGAHFKGKKVGSLGDAAGFSFYPGKNLGALGDAGCITTNDDLLASKIRALANYGSHKKYENLYVGLNSRLDELQAGILDIKLKYLDDDNQKRKEIADFYMKNIKNENIILPKIDIDHVWHLFVIRTKFRDKLQKYLNENNIQTIIHYPIPPHKQECYKDFNNLSLPITKQIHNEVLSLPISPVTTQDEIKQVVEVINDWKI, encoded by the coding sequence ATGATTAGTTTTTTAAATTTACACAAAATTAATGCAAGATTTGAAGATGAAATAAAAGATAAAATAAATGAAGTTATTGATAGTGGTTGGTATATACTAGGAAAACAATGTGTAAATTTTGAAACAAATTTTGCAAAATATTGTGGTGTAAAACACTGCATAGGTGTTGCAAATGGTCTTGATGCATTAAGAATTATCATCAAAGCTTATGAATTTAGCAAAGATGATGAAATCATAGTTCCTGCAAATACTTATATTGCTTCTATATTAGCCATAACTGATAATCTTTGCAAGCCAGTTTTAATAGAACCTGATATAAATACTTATAATATAAATGCAAAATCAATCAAAGAAAAAATCACAAACAAAACAAAAGCTATCATGGTGGTTCATCTTTATGGACAAGTTTGTGACATGGAGCCAATATATGCTTTAGCAAAAAAATATAATCTTAAAATCATAGAAGATTGCGCACAAGCTCATGGGGCACATTTTAAAGGAAAAAAAGTTGGTAGTTTGGGTGATGCAGCTGGGTTTTCATTTTACCCTGGGAAAAATTTAGGTGCTTTGGGTGATGCAGGTTGTATTACAACAAATGATGATTTATTAGCTAGTAAAATACGAGCTTTAGCCAACTATGGTTCTCATAAAAAATACGAAAACTTATACGTAGGTTTAAACTCAAGACTTGATGAATTACAAGCTGGAATTTTAGATATTAAATTAAAATACTTAGATGATGACAATCAAAAAAGAAAAGAAATAGCTGATTTTTACATGAAAAATATAAAAAATGAAAATATTATTTTACCTAAAATAGACATCGATCATGTATGGCATTTATTTGTCATAAGAACCAAATTTAGAGATAAACTACAAAAATACCTCAACGAAAACAATATACAAACAATCATCCATTACCCTATACCACCGCATAAGCAAGAATGCTATAAAGATTTCAATAATCTTTCATTACCCATAACTAAACAAATCCACAATGAAGTATTATCACTGCCAATTTCACCTGTGACGACACAAGATGAAATCAAACAGGTTGTTGAGGTAATAAATGACTGGAAAATTTAA
- the rfbA gene encoding glucose-1-phosphate thymidylyltransferase RfbA — protein sequence MKGIILAGGSGTRLYPSTLTLCKQLLPIYDKPMIYYPLSVLMLAQIQEVLIVSTPKDIVKFQELFQDGSWLGMNISYCIQEKPEGLAQGLILASDFIKNDDIALILGDNIFYGQGFTDILKTAKEDAKNHYASIFSYHVKDPERFGVAEISKNGEVLSIEEKPQQPKSNYAVTGLYFYDNQAIDIAKNIKPSQRGELEITDVNIEYLKLKKLKSQILGRGFAWVDTGTHDSLIEASSFVQTIELRQGYKIACLEEIAFRNGWIDETKLLKRAKLLEKSGYGNYLQKILQGF from the coding sequence ATGAAAGGTATTATTTTAGCAGGTGGCTCTGGAACAAGACTATATCCTAGCACTTTAACTTTATGTAAACAATTACTTCCAATCTATGATAAACCTATGATTTATTATCCACTTTCGGTGTTAATGCTTGCTCAAATTCAAGAAGTTTTAATTGTATCTACACCAAAAGACATAGTAAAATTTCAAGAACTTTTTCAAGATGGATCTTGGCTTGGGATGAATATATCCTATTGTATTCAAGAAAAACCTGAAGGGTTAGCACAAGGCTTAATACTTGCAAGTGATTTTATAAAAAATGATGACATAGCTTTAATTTTAGGAGATAATATCTTCTACGGACAAGGCTTTACAGATATACTTAAAACTGCAAAAGAAGATGCAAAAAATCATTATGCAAGTATATTTTCATATCATGTAAAAGATCCAGAACGTTTTGGGGTGGCAGAAATTTCTAAAAATGGAGAAGTTTTAAGTATAGAAGAAAAACCTCAACAACCTAAAAGCAATTATGCTGTTACAGGATTATATTTTTATGATAATCAGGCTATAGACATAGCTAAAAATATCAAACCAAGTCAAAGAGGTGAACTAGAGATAACTGATGTAAATATAGAGTATTTAAAACTAAAAAAACTAAAATCTCAAATTCTAGGAAGAGGTTTTGCTTGGGTTGATACCGGAACACACGATAGTCTTATAGAAGCAAGCTCTTTTGTGCAAACAATAGAATTAAGACAAGGTTACAAAATAGCATGCTTAGAAGAAATAGCCTTTAGAAATGGGTGGATTGACGAGACTAAGCTTTTAAAACGAGCTAAATTATTAGAAAAAAGTGGCTATGGAAACTATCTTCAAAAAATTTTACAAGGTTTTTAA
- a CDS encoding adenylyltransferase/cytidyltransferase family protein, with the protein MINVITFGTFDLFHYGHLRILERAKEYGDNLIVGVSSDELNFTKKQRYPLIHEKQRMHIINSLKCVNKVFLEESLELKEEYILKYKANILIMGNDWQGKFDHLKHIADIIYLPRTINISTTDIINRIKEEY; encoded by the coding sequence TTGATAAATGTAATTACTTTTGGAACTTTTGATTTGTTTCACTATGGACATTTAAGAATTTTGGAGCGTGCAAAAGAATATGGTGATAATTTAATTGTAGGTGTATCATCGGATGAGTTAAATTTCACCAAAAAGCAAAGGTATCCTTTGATACATGAAAAACAAAGAATGCATATTATCAACTCTCTAAAATGCGTAAATAAAGTTTTCTTGGAAGAATCACTTGAGCTAAAAGAGGAGTACATATTGAAATATAAAGCTAATATATTAATTATGGGTAATGACTGGCAAGGAAAATTTGATCATCTTAAACATATAGCAGATATTATCTATCTACCAAGAACTATTAATATATCTACAACTGATATTATAAATCGAATTAAAGAGGAGTATTAG
- a CDS encoding glycosyltransferase family 25 protein: MQEQIQKLFTYNPNLKDLLEFEFFRAIDGSKNEHLQFKSHFPWWCQLVLGRELSDSEKSCFASHYSLWKKCQELNNPIIILEDDVIFSDEFLNNPNIIEKLLNSNYEYIRLHYSFDKKIYQINSNFFKSFENISGALGYFLHPSAAIKFTNKAKYWFKPVDDYMDMYYYHKVKNIIYKPFLIYLSSLNSIIGQRNQKPKNILRKITREIFRFYFSIKKTLQGRK, translated from the coding sequence ATGCAAGAACAAATTCAAAAACTCTTTACATACAATCCAAATTTAAAAGATCTACTAGAATTTGAATTTTTTAGAGCTATCGATGGCTCTAAAAACGAGCATTTGCAATTTAAAAGTCATTTCCCATGGTGGTGTCAACTTGTGCTTGGCCGCGAACTTAGTGATAGTGAAAAATCATGTTTTGCATCTCATTATAGTTTATGGAAAAAATGCCAAGAACTTAATAATCCCATCATCATTTTAGAAGATGATGTTATTTTTAGTGATGAATTTTTAAATAATCCAAACATCATTGAAAAACTACTAAATAGCAATTATGAATACATAAGACTTCACTATTCTTTTGATAAGAAAATTTATCAAATAAATAGCAATTTTTTTAAAAGTTTTGAAAATATCAGCGGTGCTTTAGGTTATTTCCTTCATCCAAGTGCTGCCATAAAATTTACAAACAAGGCAAAATATTGGTTTAAACCGGTAGATGATTACATGGATATGTATTATTATCACAAGGTGAAAAATATCATATATAAACCTTTTTTAATTTATTTGTCATCATTAAATAGTATAATTGGACAAAGAAACCAAAAACCTAAAAATATACTTCGAAAAATTACTAGAGAAATATTTAGATTTTATTTTAGCATAAAGAAAACATTGCAAGGAAGAAAATGA
- a CDS encoding glycosyltransferase family 2 protein — protein MISILTPCFNHEKYIKYFIQSILEQSFENFELIIVDDCSSDDSIKEIQKFNDSRIKLIKHDFNQGINGALNTAFENSSGDYIVFCASDDMLEKNALEKIYQNFNSLEVDVIYPSMSVINDENIEISKSFITQRSNLEALRYLFFKGNCFFSPGMAVKKEVFKKIYPLPNALCNHQDTQMHISLLTQKAKIHFSKETLVKYRIRANEANISTPNASTKARENLEIELLMDSFLKIQDIEFLKEIFKDEIKKLKIDPFENTIEFFLGRMAIESQEKTRKYWGYHKIIHFYNDKNNVKILLEKYNFTFKDLLSLSVLCDDDRVEKKYRKYKKLFNYSLIFSSIITLMFICILLLG, from the coding sequence TTGATTTCTATTTTAACCCCTTGTTTTAATCATGAAAAATATATTAAATATTTCATACAAAGCATTTTAGAACAAAGCTTTGAGAATTTTGAACTTATTATAGTAGATGATTGCTCAAGTGATGATAGTATAAAAGAAATTCAAAAATTTAATGATTCTAGGATAAAACTCATAAAGCATGATTTTAACCAAGGTATAAATGGGGCTTTAAATACTGCTTTTGAAAATTCAAGTGGAGATTATATAGTGTTTTGTGCCAGTGATGATATGCTGGAAAAAAATGCTTTGGAAAAGATTTATCAAAATTTTAACTCTTTAGAAGTAGATGTAATATATCCTAGTATGAGTGTTATAAATGATGAAAATATAGAAATTTCAAAAAGTTTTATCACTCAAAGATCAAATCTTGAAGCTTTGAGGTATTTATTTTTTAAAGGAAATTGCTTTTTTTCTCCAGGGATGGCTGTAAAAAAAGAGGTATTTAAAAAAATCTATCCTTTACCAAATGCACTATGTAATCACCAAGATACTCAAATGCATATAAGCCTACTTACTCAAAAAGCTAAAATCCATTTTTCAAAAGAAACCTTAGTAAAATACAGAATTCGAGCTAATGAAGCAAATATAAGTACACCTAATGCTTCCACAAAAGCTAGAGAAAATTTAGAGATAGAACTTTTAATGGATTCATTTTTAAAAATTCAAGATATAGAATTTTTAAAAGAAATTTTCAAAGATGAAATTAAAAAATTAAAAATCGATCCTTTTGAAAATACCATAGAATTTTTTCTTGGAAGAATGGCGATAGAATCTCAAGAAAAAACTAGAAAATACTGGGGTTATCATAAAATAATACATTTTTATAACGACAAAAACAATGTTAAAATTCTTTTAGAAAAGTATAATTTTACCTTTAAAGATTTACTATCTTTATCTGTTTTATGTGATGATGATAGAGTAGAGAAAAAATATAGAAAATATAAAAAGCTTTTTAATTATTCTCTTATATTTTCAAGTATAATTACCTTGATGTTTATATGTATTTTATTGCTAGGATGA